One genomic region from Natronolimnobius sp. AArcel1 encodes:
- a CDS encoding site-specific integrase: MTLADFADDIREKREDETIREYYVDLRSDSLSPASKDSVKTSWNRLQDYLDEVNASRKPKEKIGFEDLTKSRVLHFIDWLDVKDSTANNYINDLSAMVAWFNNKGMMSGNPFQEALATDPFENTGKTPKMEVGIDKLRSAISDIDAPLALAVIVLLLKTGIRIAELANLDERDLHIDHPISGRLDDPRPEIKNKPDTIYIDSSINEGECVNGEVRPDSNKPNSTRVVPIDSEVKSVLAWYLSMKPQSNSPANPLLVINNRGGKGIGQRMGTEAARRIVNEWSDDHGWYTPNSSFGVKPHWCRHWFSTMIQSNVDGDLIQVGGKDDYEDFLRGDQSSSTKSDYLQMSWGGNDWMHKALEDALPSLLTGSENE, from the coding sequence ATGACGCTAGCGGATTTTGCAGACGACATACGAGAGAAGAGAGAAGACGAAACCATCCGAGAATACTACGTTGATCTCCGTAGTGACTCGCTCAGTCCTGCGTCAAAAGATAGCGTCAAAACATCCTGGAATCGCCTCCAAGACTACTTAGATGAGGTCAATGCCTCTAGAAAGCCTAAAGAAAAAATCGGATTTGAGGATCTCACAAAATCACGGGTCTTGCATTTCATTGATTGGCTGGACGTGAAAGATAGCACTGCTAACAATTATATTAATGATTTGTCTGCTATGGTTGCATGGTTCAACAACAAAGGGATGATGAGTGGGAATCCATTTCAGGAGGCTCTTGCTACTGATCCGTTCGAGAACACTGGAAAAACACCCAAGATGGAGGTCGGAATCGATAAGCTAAGAAGTGCTATTTCAGACATTGATGCCCCTCTTGCATTAGCAGTCATCGTTCTACTTCTGAAAACAGGAATTCGAATTGCTGAACTTGCAAATTTGGACGAAAGGGATCTTCATATCGATCATCCAATCAGTGGACGCCTCGATGACCCTCGCCCTGAGATCAAGAACAAGCCTGATACCATCTACATTGATTCCTCAATCAACGAAGGGGAGTGTGTCAACGGAGAAGTCAGACCCGACTCAAATAAGCCTAATTCGACTCGGGTGGTTCCCATCGATAGCGAAGTCAAGAGCGTTCTCGCTTGGTATCTATCTATGAAGCCTCAGTCCAATTCACCTGCCAACCCACTGCTTGTGATCAACAATAGGGGTGGAAAAGGAATCGGTCAGAGAATGGGGACTGAAGCTGCTCGACGGATAGTTAACGAGTGGTCTGATGATCATGGCTGGTACACTCCGAACAGTAGCTTTGGAGTGAAGCCTCACTGGTGTCGACACTGGTTCAGCACGATGATCCAGTCTAATGTTGATGGAGATCTGATCCAGGTGGGGGGCAAGGATGATTACGAAGATTTCCTGAGAGGTGATCAGTCAAGTTCGACAAAAAGCGACTATCTGCAAATGAGTTGGGGTGGAAACGACTGGATGCACAAAGCACTGGAAGACGCTTTGCCGAGTCTGCTCACGGGTTCAGAGAATGAGTAG